One Thermosphaera aggregans DNA segment encodes these proteins:
- the glyA gene encoding serine hydroxymethyltransferase, translating into MTYEFGEEIGLDTLLQHYPSLKEVIDLTVNHTVWRKRHCLNMIASENVMSPLAMLAYMNDMMHRYAEGKPYKRFYQGLQYVDALEVKAMEIMGELLETKYVDLRPISGTTANATAFRTFTKPGDKACVAPVQAGAHVSHTRFGTLGALGIEQIELPFSLEEWNIDVDKAVKMIEEVKPKIVTLGGSLYIFPHPTKEIAEAAHAVGAKVIHDVAHVLGLVVGKVWENPLKLGADVITSSTHKTFPGPQGGLFATRLEEDYKEMGKVVFPMFVSNHHLHRLAAMAVTGIEMKLWGEDYARQIVINAKELAAQLAAEGFKVVMESKGYTSSHQVIVDVAELGRGTKIAKMLEEANIIVNKNMLPYDRPEDVKDPSGLRIGTQEITRWGMKKDEMKEIAKFMRMVVIDKKDPKEVAKMVSEFRKNFMEVQYGFKITREDEVRLLKIMLHAEAF; encoded by the coding sequence ATGACTTACGAGTTTGGAGAGGAAATAGGGTTGGACACTCTACTCCAACATTACCCATCGCTGAAGGAAGTGATTGATCTAACAGTTAACCATACCGTGTGGAGAAAGAGACATTGCTTAAACATGATCGCGAGTGAGAACGTGATGTCCCCTCTAGCAATGCTAGCCTACATGAATGACATGATGCACCGGTACGCAGAAGGCAAGCCCTACAAGAGGTTCTACCAGGGTCTTCAATATGTGGATGCGCTCGAAGTCAAGGCTATGGAAATAATGGGCGAGCTTCTTGAAACAAAATACGTTGACCTGAGACCTATAAGCGGAACAACCGCGAACGCTACCGCATTCAGGACTTTCACGAAACCTGGAGACAAGGCTTGTGTGGCCCCTGTTCAAGCCGGTGCCCATGTAAGCCATACAAGGTTTGGAACCCTTGGGGCGTTGGGTATTGAGCAGATTGAGCTTCCCTTCAGCCTTGAGGAGTGGAATATTGATGTTGACAAGGCTGTGAAAATGATCGAAGAGGTTAAGCCGAAGATAGTTACCCTCGGAGGCTCACTTTACATATTCCCACATCCAACCAAGGAGATTGCCGAGGCCGCTCACGCCGTCGGAGCCAAAGTAATCCACGACGTTGCCCACGTCCTGGGTCTAGTAGTAGGGAAAGTATGGGAGAACCCGCTGAAGCTGGGCGCTGACGTAATCACTTCTTCCACACATAAAACCTTCCCAGGACCTCAAGGCGGATTATTCGCGACTAGGCTGGAAGAGGATTATAAAGAAATGGGGAAGGTTGTATTCCCAATGTTTGTCTCCAACCACCATCTCCACAGGTTAGCCGCCATGGCGGTAACCGGGATTGAGATGAAGCTTTGGGGTGAGGACTACGCCAGGCAAATAGTCATTAACGCTAAGGAATTAGCGGCACAGTTAGCTGCTGAAGGATTTAAAGTAGTAATGGAGAGCAAAGGTTACACTTCAAGCCACCAGGTGATAGTTGATGTAGCCGAGCTTGGGAGAGGGACTAAGATAGCGAAGATGCTTGAAGAAGCAAACATTATAGTTAACAAAAACATGCTCCCGTATGACAGGCCAGAGGATGTAAAGGATCCGAGTGGTTTGAGGATAGGGACGCAGGAGATCACTAGGTGGGGTATGAAGAAGGATGAGATGAAGGAGATTGCGAAATTCATGAGAATGGTTGTCATAGATAAAAAAGACCCAAAAGAAGTTGCCAAGATGGTTTCAGAGTTTAGGAAGAACTTCATGGAGGTCCAATACGGCTTCAAGATTACCCGTGAGGACGAAGTACGGTTGTTGAAAATCATGCTACATGCAGAGGCTTTTTAA